In one Bacillus sp. PK3_68 genomic region, the following are encoded:
- the guaA gene encoding glutamine-hydrolyzing GMP synthase — translation MILVLDFGSQYNQLITRRIREFGVYSELHPHTITAEEVKEMNPKGIIFSGGPNSVYSENAFHCDEKIFELNIPIFGICYGMQLMTKHFGGKVEPASHREYGKAAIQVKNETALYKGLPAEQVVWMSHGDLVTAAPEGFSVDAVNPSCPIASMSNEEKKLYAVQFHPEVKHSVYGIELLKNFVFEACGCSGDWSMENFIEVEMEKIRQVVGDKKVLCALSGGVDSSVVAVLIHKAIGDQLTCIFVDHGLLRKGEADSVMETFAQGFHMNVIKVDAKDRFLNKLKGVSDPEQKRKIIGNEFIYVFDDEATKLEGIEFLAQGTLYTDIIESGTATAQTIKSHHNVGGLPEDMQFKLIEPLNTLFKDEVRALGTELGIPDHIVWRQPFPGPGLGIRVLGEITEEKLEIVRESDAILREEVRLNGLEREIWQYFTVLPDIRSVGVMGDARTYDYTIGIRAVTSIDGMTSDWARIPWDVLEKISTRIVNEVPHVNRVVYDVTSKPPATIEWE, via the coding sequence ATGATCCTTGTTTTAGATTTTGGCAGTCAATACAATCAATTAATCACCCGTCGTATTCGGGAGTTTGGTGTGTATAGCGAGCTTCATCCGCATACAATCACTGCAGAAGAAGTAAAGGAAATGAACCCGAAAGGCATTATCTTTTCCGGCGGACCAAATAGCGTTTACTCAGAAAACGCATTTCATTGTGATGAAAAAATCTTCGAATTAAATATCCCGATTTTTGGTATTTGTTATGGCATGCAGTTAATGACGAAACATTTTGGCGGCAAAGTAGAGCCTGCTTCACACCGTGAGTATGGAAAAGCAGCCATTCAAGTGAAAAATGAAACTGCACTCTATAAAGGACTGCCAGCAGAACAAGTTGTCTGGATGAGCCATGGTGATTTAGTTACAGCTGCACCTGAAGGCTTTTCGGTTGATGCCGTGAACCCTTCTTGCCCGATCGCTTCGATGAGCAATGAAGAGAAGAAGCTTTACGCCGTGCAATTCCATCCGGAAGTGAAGCACTCCGTATACGGCATTGAGCTTTTGAAAAATTTTGTGTTTGAAGCATGCGGTTGCAGTGGCGACTGGTCGATGGAGAACTTTATTGAAGTCGAAATGGAGAAAATTCGTCAGGTAGTCGGCGATAAGAAAGTACTCTGCGCACTAAGCGGTGGTGTGGACTCTTCTGTCGTAGCTGTGCTGATTCATAAAGCCATTGGCGATCAGTTAACATGTATTTTTGTGGATCATGGACTGTTGCGAAAAGGCGAAGCCGACAGCGTTATGGAAACATTCGCTCAAGGTTTTCATATGAACGTTATTAAAGTGGATGCTAAGGACCGCTTCCTGAATAAATTAAAAGGTGTGTCCGACCCTGAACAAAAGCGTAAAATCATTGGTAATGAATTTATTTATGTATTCGATGATGAAGCTACTAAGCTGGAAGGCATTGAGTTTTTAGCTCAAGGTACCCTTTATACAGACATTATTGAGAGTGGTACAGCAACAGCGCAAACAATCAAGTCTCACCATAATGTTGGCGGACTGCCTGAGGACATGCAATTTAAATTGATTGAGCCTTTAAATACCTTATTCAAAGACGAGGTTCGCGCTCTTGGAACAGAGCTTGGTATTCCAGATCACATTGTTTGGCGGCAGCCATTCCCAGGACCTGGACTAGGTATTCGTGTTCTTGGTGAAATTACTGAAGAGAAGCTCGAGATTGTACGTGAATCTGATGCGATCTTACGTGAAGAAGTACGCCTGAACGGTCTTGAAAGGGAGATTTGGCAATACTTCACTGTGCTGCCGGACATCCGCAGTGTAGGAGTAATGGGCGATGCCCGCACGTACGATTATACAATTGGTATTCGCGCAGTTACGTCTATTGATGGCATGACTTCTGACTGGGCAAGAATTCCTTGGGATGTGCTTGAAAAGATTTCAACGCGTATCGTTAACGAAGTCCCACATGTTAACCGCGTGGTGTATGATGTTACGAGCAAGCCGCCTGCTACAATTGAGTGGGAATAA